The sequence below is a genomic window from Cicer arietinum cultivar CDC Frontier isolate Library 1 chromosome 6, Cicar.CDCFrontier_v2.0, whole genome shotgun sequence.
TCCATCTGACGAGACTTCAGTTGGTAGTAGCATTATTGTAAGTGGAATACTCCATTAGTTATTACTTTCACCTTGTGATGCTAATGGAGACAGCAAGACATGAAAGAAACCATCAACTCTCTTTGAAGTTGTTTATCTGCAAAGGGATATAATGGAGTAGTACTGATAGATAGtatgttctttcttcaagtgtgAGGAACTCAGAAAGTACAGATTTTCATTTGACTTAATCATCAGTAGTTTACTTGATTGACCACTGATAGTTCACTACAACAGGGTTGTTCGTGATTGTGTTGTCTGTATAGCAAATTAAGAATGAATTGCCCTTCTTCTGATGAATGGATAGTAAAACAATTTTTCTAATATCTGGTCTTGCGAGGGTATGTATATACTTCGAAAATGAAGAATGATGTGCTTGCCGATGCATTATGTTTGCTGAGCATACTTGTAAATCCTGAACTACTTTGGGGGGCCATTTTCTGCTAGGAATTTGTTTTTGCCTTGAAGGGATGGGAATTAATTACCTGGAGcagtttggtttggttttcttctctctcgccctctttttctctaaatcattccttttttatctatataatattCGGTgtgtaattatataaaatagatttggAATGTGGTTACATTTTGTAGTAAATTTCTGAATTCTCTGGCTTGTGAATTTAAGTGTATGTTTAATGGTTTGGTACTTTGGTTAGCTACTTTTGAGGGCCTTcgttatattattaattagctACTTTTAACGTACATGTGATACTAAAATTATACGATTTCAAAATGCTTAATAAAGTTATGGCAAAAGGTTGTGTTAAAATAGCAAATTGGTGGAAATGCAGGGCCAGTTTTTCTAATTATGTTGTATgctttatttgaattattaaagtGAAAAGATGTACTTAGACAAATGTAGTGATATGAAAGAGATTATGACTAAACCACTGGTATATGTTAATCATGAATGAATTCAAGCAGCAGTCAGTCAATAAGAAATAGTTATGGAAACATTGAGCAATAACGAagcaagaaaataaaatttaacaaatagcatgcgaaagaaataaaataatttgctCTATATCGTTGACCATCAATTTTATGCGCCATGTCTAGACTGAATGTGCCATTGGTTATGTTGTGAAAATTATCATCTGCTGGTGAGAACATACTCAATTCCCTCTCTTTAATGAGATTCAgcaatttcttcattttatttggGCAGAGTTCTTGGGATGCGTGGTAATTATTATATACCAAGTTATGAGGGTCTCTACTAAACATGTTTCTAGTTGATGAAACCGTGCTTTCATTCTTTGCCAGCTTTGTTGAAAGATTTAgtgtgttaatttttatttatttatgtcaaTGTTCGTGCAACTTGTTATAGATCGTTTGGCTTgattcatcatcttcatcattgGCTGTTTTTGTTCAGAATTTTGTATGTTGTTTGGGTTTGTTGTTTCAAGAGCATGatattctttgaatgttttcaTGATTTAAAGTCATCTTTTTTTGATAGATGTAAAAAGTACCCATCAATGGAATTGCGGGGACTTTTCCAGTATCTAGTGAACCAGTTAAAAAGGGGACAAGGAATAGAGCTTGTTCTACTCCAGGTTTTTAtgctttcttgattttttaattCAGAATACTATCGTGAGACACGGCTCATAAATACCAAATACTGgttgtaattaaatatttttgctGTTTTTTTAGGAACTTATCCAACAAATGGCAAATGTTCAGTTCACAGAAAACTTGACTGAGGAACAGCTGGATGCTATGGCAGGGAGTGAAACTCTGAAATATCAAGCCACTTCTTTTGGAGTCACTCGAAATAATAAGGTACAAAAAGTAAAtcttaaaaggttttgaaaaGCAAGAGATTGGCGTTTTGGAAAGATTGAAATTCTACTCTAGGTGAAAGAGAGGCAGTTTTGTTGTGGCAGTTCACTGTTTTAATTTACACTGGCCAGGTTGTTTTGTACTTATTGATGGTTAATAAACACTTGTTTGCATTTGGTTTTGGAAAATTTTGTGAAGTTGCACAATCAGAATCTTTTTTGTCGCATAACTAATGGTGTTTAAAGATGAACTTCCTGAACAGTGATTAAATGTAAACTGTGATTAAATAACTATTTGGTGGTTGATCTCATTTTATTACTTTGCTGAGTGAGTGTCTCCTTTGAATATTGTTTTTAAACTCAAGTTTTTTATGCTGTAGTTAATGATGTATCTTGTGTTTTGAGCTTCTGAAGGCTTATAAGTTTAACTATAGAGGAATATGCCTAGCTTAATGTTTTATAATGTGACTTTGTAAGGCACTTAGAGATATCTAATAATCCATGCAGGCATTGATAAAGTCAACTAGCAGGCTTAGAGATGCATTACTTCCTAAAGACGAACCGAAGTTGGCAACCCCCCTCTTGCTGCTTCTTGCTCAGCATCGTTCTCTGTGAGCTCTTAAACTTATAAATGTTAGAACTGATGATCTAGATTTTATTCTGAAATTTAATGTTTTTGCAGGGTTCTCGTTAATGCAGATGCGCCCTACATTAAGATGGTCAGTGAACAGTTTGATAGATGCCATGGAACTCTTCTTCAGTATGTGGATTTTCTTGGCAGTGCAGTTACACCAGGATCAAATTATGCTATTCTTATTCCCTCACTCGATGACCTGGTCCACCTTTACCACTTGGACCCTGAGGTTTTATTCCCCTTCTGTCTCTATGTTTTTTAAAACTTCATTATGGTGTGGCCTCATCGCTATTTCCATCCAGTTGCAATAAAGATGgcactccttttttttttacttgaacCTGCATTTAACTTTGTTCTTTTTTTCTGGACATAGGTTGCTTTCTTGATATATCGCCCTATTATGAGACTTTTCAAGTCTCAGAGGATTCCCGATGTGTACTGGCCCTTGGATGATAAAAATGCTGCAAGTGATGCATCTACTAACTTTGAGTCTGACCCTGCAGATTATTCTGGTAGTATGATTCTAGATATTGGCCCCATCAAAAATCCGATTAGGTTATAATTCTAATCTCTTTCNNNNNNNNNNNNNNNNNNNNNNNNNNNNNNNNNNNNNNNNNNNNNNNNNNNNNNNNNNTTCCCTGTATTTCGTAAAACTTTCTCATTATACTTCAACGTGAAACTGTGTCAGgtcttttattttgaaaaacttagGCCTAAACTGTTACTTTTTTTATCTGTATCagatatatgataagacattcAAAGTTCATTTCTGCAACTTTAtggattattttatttactattttattactGCATACAGTTGGTCATATCTTCTTGATACTGTTAAAACCATGTTGCCTTCAAAAGCATGGAATAGCTTATCTCCTGATCTATATGCAACATTTTGGGGTCTCACATTATATGATCTGTACGTTCCAAAAAAACGTTACGAATCAGAAATAGCCAAGCTGCATGCTAGTCTTAAATCTTTGGAAGAACTTTCTGACAATTCAAGCTCAGCAATCACCAAgaggaagaaagaaaaggaaagaattCAAGAATCTCTTGATCGTCTGATTAGTGAACTGCATAAACATGAAGAAAATGTTGCATCTGTCAGTAGACGGCTCTCTCATGAAAAAGACAAATGGTTAAGTTCCTGCCCCGATACTTTGAAGATTAACATGGAGTTTCTTCAGCGTTGTATATTTCCACGCTGTACTTTCAGTATGCCAGATGCTGTTTATTGTGCTATGTTTGTACACAAACTTCATTCCCTTGGAACCCCTTTTTTTAACACAGTCAACCACATAGATGTTCTTATTTGTAAGACCCTTCAACCAATGATTTGCTGTTGCACTGAATACGAGGTTGGTAGGCTCGGCAGGTTTCTCTATCAGACTTTGAAGATTGCTTACTGTTGGAAGGTAAATAATATTTACTATTTGTTTactttttatagtttttattttcacaATTTTATGTGCTTTTCAGGTCATGTTCAATTTTTCTAATGTTTGGGttcatcattttgtttttaCCTTTTATTATTTCCAGAGTGATGAATCTATTTATGAACGTGAGTGTGGAAACATGCCGGGATTTGCCGTTTATTATAGATATCCAAATAGCCAGCGAGTGACATATGGACAGTTCATTAAGGCAAGTTCATCAGTTTGATAGTTTACAGCTGCTCAGAATTTTTTCCTTCCATATGTTCAGATATTTCTCAGTTATTTTATAGGGGGcttaccttgtttctttcagaCTTCACCGAAGATAGCTAATTCTGTATATGGACcgtttcatattttctttttttattgctGATAGGTACATTGGAAATGGAGTCAAAGAATCACACGGTTACTAATTCAGTGTCTGGAATCTAGCGAGTACATGGAGATTAGAAATGCTCTGATAATGTTGACTAAAATTTCTGGTGTTTTCCCTGTTACTCGGAAGAGTGGGATAAACCTTGAAAAGCGGGTGAGTTATCCTTATATTAAACTTAGTTATTTTGAACACAtgcagtttttaaaaataatttcatctcCCATCTAGGTAGCGAAGATTAAAAGTGATGAAAGAGAGGATCTTAAGGTGTTGGCAACTGGTGTAGCAGCAGCACTTGCTGCTAGGAAGGTATGCTGTTATCTTATTACAAGCTTATTTGTACTATATTTTAGCACACTAATGTTATCCAATATGCAGTCTTCTTGGGTTACCGACGAAGAATTTGGTATGGGTTATCTTGATTTGAAGGCTGCACCGTCTACGACTAAATCATCAGCANNNNNNNNNNNNNNNNNNNNNNNNNNNNNNNNNNNNAAATTCAGCCGCTGTACAAAGTGGGATAAGTCTTAATGTTTCTCAAACTGAATCTACCAGTGGGAAACATCTAGAGTCTGGAAACACAGCCAAAGACCAGACAATAAGAACAAAAACCGCAGATGGCAAGTCAGAAAGAACTGAAAGCATCACAGCAACAAAATATGATTCTGGCCACGTAAAACTCAAGGGTGGCTCTATGGTGAATGGATTGGATGCTCAATCGTCTCTACCCTCACCTGCTGGACAATCCGGGGCATTAAAATCTGTGGAAAACCCAAAGCAAATGGAAGAATCCATAAGTAAGGCACCAGATGACCACACTACAAGAAACGTCGAGGTAGTATTTATATACCGGTTATGTTGTGCACTTAGTTTTTTCCATTTGTATGACCCCAAGTTTGTATTCTCAAAAGAATGTGGTAAAAAATATCAAGCCATTCCTAAATCTAATTGTtttaaacaattatattatGTTTATATGGAGTAACCGAGTAACACAAAATGCCAATTTCAGAAGTAAATTTGTTTACCAACACCTATTCTCTTGGTGCAGCTGCCTGCATTGCTAAACTGATTATTTTGTAATAGTTATTTCATTCATCTTGGTGGACACCTTTCTGATAAGGATGATGTTATTTCTAGTGCATACTTGGCATTGGAGTGCTGATTCTCTCTCTgctaaattttttgtttctccTGTTTTCCATTTTACTCCTTGTTTATCATAATGATTTGGTTCTCCTGTTTTCAGTCAAGAACCTCTACGAAACGCTCAGTTGCTGCTGGTTCACTTTCAAAGCCATCAAAACAAGATCCTGTGAAAGAGGATGGTAGATTTGGAAAAACTGTTATTAGAACCTCAGGTTCCTTGTGTAGCGACAAGGATCTTCAAACCCATGTATCAGATGGAAGACACACTGGAATTAACATCTCTACTTCAGTTAGTGCTAATGGTAACAGCGTTTCAGGTTCTGCAAAAGGTTTAGCTCCATTGGCTAAAATTTCATTTGATGGTTCTGGTAATGAATCAAAGGCAGAGGTTGGAGCTTCCAAGTCTTCTTTGGTGAAGGATGATGGAAGTGATATTGCTGACTTCACAAGAGGATCCTCTTCTCGTGTAGTGCATTCCCCTAGGCATGAAAACACTGCTACCTCAAAGTCTAGTGATAAAATTCAGAAGCGAGCTGGTTCTGCTGATGAACTAGACAGACTAGGTAAACGGAGGAAAGGTGATGTAGATCTAAGAGATTTAGAGGGTGAAGTTCGATTCTCTGAAAGAGAGAAGCTGTTGGATCCTCGAGTGGATGATGACAAAGGGGGACCAGATGAACTTGGTCTGTACAGAGCAGGTGATAAGACGTTGGAAAGGCCAAAGgaaaaaggtaatgaaagataTGAAAGGGAACATAGGGAAAGGTTGGACCGTCTGGACAAGTCTCGTGGTGATGACTTTGTTGTAGAAAAACCTAGGGATAGGTCAATAGAAAGATATGGGAGAGAACGATCTGTTGAGAGAATGCAAGAGAGGGGTAGCGAGAGGAGTTTCAATAGACTCCCTGACAAGGCAAAAGATGAAAGAAGTAAGGATGAAAGAAATAAATTACGATATAATGATGCATCAATAGAAAAATCTCATGCAGAGGAGCGTTTCCATGGGCAAAACTTGCCCCCGCCACCCCCTTTACCTCCTAATATGGTTCCTCAATCTGTTGGTGCTGGTAGGCGTGATGAAGATGCTGATAGGAGGTATGGAGCTACAAGGCATTCTCAAAGACTTTCTCCAAGGCATGAAGAAAAAGAACGGAGACGGTCTGAAGAGAGTGTGATTTTGCAGGATGATCCCAAACGTAGAAAAGATGATGATTTTCGAGATCGTAAGCGTGATGAAATGAAGGTATGAACGGATATTGTGTTAAGACTCAAATTCTAGGAGTGTATAccattttctttcaattttacagGATGTATTACTAGGGATATGTACACTATGGTGAAAGGAATTGCGGGGTATTATACATGTAGCATAGCTCTATGGATGAGTGTCAACATTTTAGTAGTAGATATGTGTCTAAAAACAACGACTGTCATCTATGGATATTTTAGGGACTGAATATGTCCCTCTGTCCATTCACTTAACTAGTTTTTTTATTCCTTAGTAGTTAAAAGAGCAAAAATCTGTATGATTATTTCTTTATGCTACTTTTTAAACACATGAAAAACTGATTACTGTCTTCGGTGATCAAATTTAATACTAAGTGAAGGGGTGACAGGTATTTACCAAGCACGGGTTTCTATGAAGAACTACTTGTTTTTGAAGCTGATTAGTAACATCAACAATTACTTCAAGGTTAAATGCAACAAATGTGGGGAAATTTCGGCATATAATGTTCTAATTTAAAGCATTATCGGGGTTTTATGGTTAAGAGTTTTAACTGGAGTTATTTGTTGTGCGGGTTGTGCTAAGATTGCTTCCCGGTTTTGGTTTTCCCTGATTTATACTGTTATAATTTTACATACGTATGCAATGGCTTATAGGAAAGAACAGACACATGATACAGCTGCGTTATTCTTCTGATGTTGTTCTTTTCTNNNNNNNNNNNNNNNNNNNNNNNNNNNNNNNNNNNNNNNNNNNNNNNNNNNNNNNNNNNNNNNNNNNNNGGGAAAGAGAGAAAGCAAACATTCTAAAGGAAGAGTTGGATTTAAATGCTGCATCCAAGAGACGTAAACTTAAGAGGGAGCATCTACCAACTATGGAGCCTGGGGAGTACTCACCAGCTGCGCCTCCACCTCCTGCCTCAGGTATTGGTATGTCACATGCATATGATGGAAGAGACAGAAAAGGGCCAATGATCCAGCATCCTAGTTACATAGATGAACCAAGTCTTAGGATTCACGGTAAAGAGGTAGCCAGCAAGTTGAATCGTCGTGAATCAGATCCGTATCCTCAAATCAAAATACTTAGGCTTTTGAATGCTTGTTTTATTTGAGTTCGTGTCTTTCTATActgtttaatttgttttatttgctTTATCTGCatacttttttttgttgctgTTACATCATGCATGGAAGAAAGTTGTGAATGGTGTCCTTGGTAAATGAATTGGATAAACATGTATTGTGGTATGCTCCTAGGTGGGTCTGGATTGCATGCTGTTCATTCACTTATTTTCTTGACCAAAAGCAGAGTTAATTTTAAATCCTTGAGTAGATGCTTGCTCAAGTTTAAATACATGTTTTTATTGGATTTTATTAATGTATAGTTTCCATTAATAATGGTGCATTGCTGTTTCCCTTAATTGATTAAGTTTGTATGACCGTGAATGGGACGACGAGAAGAGACAAAGAGCTGATCAAAAGCGAAGACATCGGAAGTGATCATCGATGGATTTGCAAGTAAAACTTGTTGTACGGCTGTTCATTTCATGGAGGTGCTAGGGTTATATCATTATCATCTGCTACTTTGTACCAAATTTTAAActgtttaaattatttgtttttcccCTAAAGTGGGCgcaaagaaaatatgaattgaCATGTACACTTGTATAGAATGTTGTATATTTTGGGTAGTCAGTGATCAAATGTACTCTGAGAATGTGATTAAATAGTTGAACCTTCATTTACATGAATGGTCCAACAGAGAACACACATTTTTGTAAACCTAGTGTAACTGTTTTGCTGATCTTACATGAAAGCGTTTGAAGTCTATGCCTGAGTCGTTGAAGTATCTATATCTCAGAATAATGAAAACCAAGTTTCGGAATTTTAACCCCTTAAGTTGattaaaatgtttatatttatgtttttctaTGTTTTTGGTTGACGTATCTTTATTAAAATAAGCAAAATTACTCTCGCTGTGTTGATTAGTCCATGAGGTGTTGTTGACGTAGAAGTAAGAGTTTGACTTTCTCACTTTAAAGGATAGAACTCAAATCTCGAAATTGGCAATTGTAAATGTTTCATTGGTCGTCTCATTTTTTTACTTCAAAAATTTGTTGAGATATTAGAAATGTAAATCGATGTGTAAAActgttttatttattgtatgttCACAATCAGTGTGCTAAGACGCTTCTAATTCTAATTTCTTCTTATGTAGTTCCATTCTACACTTAAAATTGAATGCATGATGATGCCTTAACAACTCAACAGCAACTCTAGTCTTATTCctaaaacaacaaatatataataatgaaagaagaagaaaaagagagaaataataCAAATCCAGTAGGTGGAACTAGGTGAAATCCATTATAGACCCCAAGGATACAAAGAGTTATGAGCAAATTCTCCCATAGTAACTGGACTCATAGTTTTGCTGAGAGAAAGGATTATAAGAAGCAGTGTTATACGTTGGAATTTCCCACATGC
It includes:
- the LOC101512325 gene encoding THO complex subunit 2, whose translation is MSVPPVQCVYVTEDCVREWRSGNPSFKVSQSVPMLRFLYELSWTMVRGELPFPKCKVALDSVIFSDKASAEKVASNFADIVSQMAQDLTLSGEFRLRLIKLAKWLVESGLVPVRLLQERCEEEFLGEAEFIKIKAQELKGKEVRVNTRLLYQQTKFNLLREESEGYAKLITLLCRDSEAATQKGSASTIGIIKSLIGHFDLDPNRVFDIVLECFEFQPDNDLFIELIPIFPKSHASQILGFKFQYYQRMEVSNPVPFGLYRLAALLVKQDFIDLDSIYAHLLPKDDEAFEQYSTFSSKRLDEASKIGKINLAATGKDLMDDEKMGDVTIDLFAALATETDAIEERKSELQSSQTLGLFTGFLSVDDWYHAHILFERLSPLNPVEHIQICDSLFRLIEKSISSSYDVIRQARLQNPGSSTGGSNDAMDVDNPSGHSSFIDLPKELFQMLACTGPYLYRDTMLLQKVCRVLRGYYLSALELVSHGDGASNPQFHGNPLLHQKEAKLRLEDALGTCLLPSLQLIPANPAVGQEIWELMSLLPYEARYHLYGEWEKDDDRYPMLLAARQTAKLDTRRILKRLAKENLKQLGRMVAKLAHANPMTVLRTIVHQIEAYRDMITPVVDAFKYLTQLEYDILEYVVIERLALGGRDKLKDDGLNLSDWLQSLASFWGHLCKKYPSMELRGLFQYLVNQLKRGQGIELVLLQELIQQMANVQFTENLTEEQLDAMAGSETLKYQATSFGVTRNNKALIKSTSRLRDALLPKDEPKLATPLLLLLAQHRSLVLVNADAPYIKMVSEQFDRCHGTLLQYVDFLGSAVTPGSNYAILIPSLDDLVHLYHLDPEVAFLIYRPIMRLFKSQRIPDVYWPLDDKNAASDASTNFESDPADYSGSMILDIGPIKNPISWSYLLDTVKTMLPSKAWNSLSPDLYATFWGLTLYDLYVPKKRYESEIAKLHASLKSLEELSDNSSSAITKRKKEKERIQESLDRLISELHKHEENVASVSRRLSHEKDKWLSSCPDTLKINMEFLQRCIFPRCTFSMPDAVYCAMFVHKLHSLGTPFFNTVNHIDVLICKTLQPMICCCTEYEVGRLGRFLYQTLKIAYCWKSDESIYERECGNMPGFAVYYRYPNSQRVTYGQFIKVHWKWSQRITRLLIQCLESSEYMEIRNALIMLTKISGVFPVTRKSGINLEKRVAKIKSDEREDLKVLATGVAAALAARKSSWVTDEEFGMGYLDLKAAPSTTKSSAXNSAAVQSGISLNVSQTESTSGKHLESGNTAKDQTIRTKTADGKSERTESITATKYDSGHVKLKGGSMVNGLDAQSSLPSPAGQSGALKSVENPKQMEESISKAPDDHTTRNVESRTSTKRSVAAGSLSKPSKQDPVKEDGRFGKTVIRTSGSLCSDKDLQTHVSDGRHTGINISTSVSANGNSVSGSAKGLAPLAKISFDGSGNESKAEVGASKSSLVKDDGSDIADFTRGSSSRVVHSPRHENTATSKSSDKIQKRAGSADELDRLGKRRKGDVDLRDLEGEVRFSEREKLLDPRVDDDKGGPDELGLYRAGDKTLERPKEKGNERYEREHRERLDRLDKSRGDDFVVEKPRDRSIERYGRERSVERMQERGSERSFNRLPDKAKDERSKDERNKLRYNDASIEKSHAEERFHGQNLPPPPPLPPNMVPQSVGAGRRDEDADRRYGATRHSQRLSPRHEEKERRRSEESVILQDDPKRRKDDDFRDRKRDEMKVWKEQTHDTAAEKANILKEELDLNAASKRRKLKREHLPTMEPGEYSPAAPPPPASGIGMSHAYDGRDRKGPMIQHPSYIDEPSLRIHGKEVASKLNRRESDPLYDREWDDEKRQRADQKRRHRK